From the genome of Solanum pennellii chromosome 6, SPENNV200:
agtttctatgtttgcaatgaagcgcaattatgcaaactttgttatagcatacatatatgaattttttatttgctgtGAGAGTTGccctaaaatatattatatcataGAGACTAGGAATTTTTCCAAGTCAATCAAACATAACTTGTTTGTATTACAAATACAAAAGGTAGCTCTTATGAAATTTACTCTGAGCCAacctaaattaataaaaagttaCTCCCAAATATTAGAATCCAATTTATATGATTGTTGTAGCTGGGGTTGAAGAGGATCGGAGGAAGAAGTTGGATTAAAATCAATTCCAAAAGGAGAAATAGTCTCTTGTGATGGAATACCGTAAGGAGAACTCACGATATTGATAGATGGATCAATATTCATTGGTTGATGATTATAATTGCCTCTCAATTGTATTGCCTTATAAAGTAATAATGAAGGGAGAGGATCCAAGTTAACGATATTCATGTTTTCTTCACTGGTATAGTTATGTAGAGAAATATCGTTAAATATCTCACCATCATGAGGGGCGGGGATGTTGAAATTTGGTAATGTGTAAGCGTCACTAATAGATTCTACTTGATCAGATTGTTGGGATGATGATGTTGCATTTGATTTTTTTACAGTTGAGTTTTTGTGAAACAACCTACAAACTACCCATTCCTCCtgcaaacaaaaataaaaataaaataaacataaactaGTAAACAATTGCATGCATCTAAAATGTAATAGAATAGAATTGCTAATTACCTTAGGAGGTTTGAATCCAAGGATGGATTGTAGCCTATATTCATGCATAACCCAATTGGTTTTTTCACCCTTAGGAGCTCTTCCTTTGTAGAAAACAAGTGTCTTCTTCATCCCAACAAGCTCGACTCCACCGCGAAAAATCTCTTTATCTTTGCCCGTTGTTTTCCAGTAGCCAGCTTCTGTAGCTCTGTTACTGCGAAGACCCGTTGGGTACTTTCGATCTTTTTGGCTAAAGAAGTACCATTCTTTTTCTCCCATTGACGCTTTGGCTGCAACACATTACAAATTATAGTACATTATCTTTAATATGATGCAAAATAAAGACCTATTACCCTTCCTTCTGTCTTAATTAGTAGTATGTCGcactttcctttttaatctatttcaagaaatgttgaaaaataaaagcTTTGCAAAAAGAGGGaatgaaaaattatgtcattttctatttagtgttttttaaatatgtatttagttagtttttcaatttcaaagtttcatgttgatataaaatgaaaaactatataaaagagATATACATTACTTGTTAATTGACTGCAAAATCATTTCTTCTATGGAACTATAATATGGTACATGTTActcaaaatcttcaaaaatattatggTATTTATGTTGGATTTTCAAAGTAGTTAgagaattaaaacaaaattagaaTCAGTCATGGATCTCTCAACtaagttatttaaattttagagtTTTATCTCCGGTTGGGGCTTCCACTTCGAAAAGATGTAGTGGCGGGTTCATCTCTCTCTCTGCCAATTTAGATGAGAACGCGTATTTAGCTCAAACAAAATGAGAGTAGTGAAAAGAAAGATCAACCTATAAAGAGATGAAAGGTGATTAAAAGGACCCAGACTTTCAATTGCTTCTCTATGATGGGAGGTTTCTTTCGTATCAAAAGTGCATAAAGAAAGCCTGGAGAAGATGGATTGGATCGAGAGGCGATGTTAGGCTTAAAAAGAGAATGATCAATAAGAGATGAAGATAAGTAAAATATCTCAATGAATTCAAAGATTAGGTATAGGGTTACCAGGAAGGTCCCAAGGCTCAGACTTGTTGAGAAACATCAGTTACAGAGTCCTCAATTGAATTGTTTAAGTTCTAAAATTCCATCTCTAGTCGAGACtttcacttcaaaaaaaaatatgtagtgGCGGGTTCACCTCTTTCCACCAATTCAGGCGAGAGCGCATAATTTAGCTCGAACAAAGTGAGAGGACTGAAAAGAAAGCTCGATAGTGGAAGGtttctttcatatcaaaagtGTGTTAGGGAAGGCTAGAAAAGATGAATTAAATCAAgacaaattaaatgaaaagaaagatcAAGATAAGTAAAATATCTAAACAAATTCAAAGATTAGGTATAGAATTACCAGGAAGATCCCAAGGCTCAGACTTGTTAAGATCAACATCAGCAATAGCTCTATTAGTAAAGCTAAAATCAGAAACTTTGTTACTCAAATAATATGTTATGAGTTCTTCATCACTTGGATGAAACCTAAACCCTGGAGGCAGATTTTTCTCAtccattatattatatttgatctATCATCATCTTTTTGTGGAGGTCTATAAAAAGGTGTGGTATTTTCTATGTATCAAAACTTGAGAAATAAGCAGCCATTCTTTTTGTCTTCATTTTTACATCTACCATATTGACATTGATAGATGCATCAATCAACATTTTAGATTTTCTTATGtcattatcttattattataatgCAACTATGACATGACTTACTATGCTTAATTTTGACATTTGTATGTACTTAGCTTCTTCCTATCCATCACAAGTCACTATCTTACAGCCTTTTATTGATTTTTCAGTATTTTACtcaataatcatataaatattgtTAAGTTGATGATCGTAGGTCAGCTTAATTCTAtgcacctcgactaatttcaCGTGATACCTATTACCCTACCAGCAACATATATCAGGTAACTCTATATCCATCAGGTTAAGACAGATAGGAAGAATCCCTTAATGTTTTTTGTCTTCACTGAGTTTAAATGTGAGACCTCAAGATTCTCAACTACTTTATTGATCAATAAATTACACCCTTGAATATATATTAGTAATTAAATGTGTGTATGTAGATTAAACTACATAtagttttaagaatatttaattaaattatggtTTACGATTTGCCTTTATTTGGAACAAACCAGTACTTCTCAAACAGTAGAATAAAGTTTAAATCGTAGTTTTTGCTCTCTTAACATATTCacattgtatatatatgtacatgtaatacgataaataatttaattagagaaaataaataaatgattaagAGATATGTTCTTTAATAACCAGTAGTATGTCCAACTACTTCACCCATCTCTACCCACCCTATGAATCAGTCTAGatcctcaattaattaaaaataaacaccCTTTTTATCCCTTTCCCTTAGTAATAATCCCACTAAATAAGGGTAACTAAATAAGTACGAATATAAGTTTTATACTCTAATCATTTGGGAGAGTATATTAGCAAAAATAATGATGTATTGACTTGTGTATTAGTATATAGTTCCTTGTTTGGTACACTTTTTCAAGTTATGCCTAACTAATGTTACACTCTATTGTGTATTGAGGAATGCATTAATAGTATCATGAATTACTAGATATTAGTAATGGTAAGtcatatactccctccgtccgaaattgtttatcatgttgcgcttatcgaaaatcaatttgactaattttcaaaggtaaattagatcacattaattcgatattttaaacaaaaaaattagatatcctaaaactatatgaaaagtacaataaattataattttttgcatattaatatgatgaaaaaatacatcttaaaatgttagtcaaagttcctatagtttgactttaaaaatagaaaccatgacaaacaataccggacggagagagtaattgtgaaggatatttttgtaaaatatttttgtacaaTGCATACTATTTCAGTATTTTAATAAACCAAAGCAAACAATGTATAAGAAATAACTATGCATTACTAAGGTAAGCATTACTAAAATACTCTATTGAACTTTATAtttatacactctaccaaacgatcCTATACACAGaactaatgcatgcattatttttgcttatacacaatttacaaaaacgacttgtataaatatttttttcacgtGGATATTAATGGAATTTAGCCTAATATAACATGTTATTTACCATTTGTTTTAGGTTATTAATCGACgctattaaataaaattacaatgaTCATCTTTTGACTGGCCTAATTAATTACACTGTTAATGCTTATATTTTAACTCATCaataatgaaagaatgaaaagcCCTCTAATTAGCCCAGGACATGTAATTTTTAACGGTAATAGATAGATATATTAATAAAGAATGTCAAAGTTTTTATCGACATTAATTTAGTGTCATTAGATTTAGTGTTGCTAAagactttagggacatatataaaaagtgttaattattgctaaaaatacatatttaacaacaattaaGCTATAATCGttaattaattgccgctaaaaatcatttttaatatagggtatatatatatatgaacgtaacaatatatataataataggaGCAATTGCATACttcttataatatataatcattagttaacgaactatgaattgATTATGTAAATCTATTCAGATAGTTAAGAATTTGAGATAGATGCCAAACTTCTTGTCTTTTACCCATAGTTTTTAGGCAACAAAAATGTCTCATTGGGTTACGTTTAACCATGTATGAATAGCTAGACACAATACTAACAGTATATTAttatggcataatacatatattgaactttaaacttgacttcaaattttaatttagacctccaactttcataatgcataATAGgaactttaactatccaacttttaaataaataaacacatgagtcctaaaAGGCACAATATACGTAGGataccacgtaggacaaaaactGACATGTAGGACGACATGTagaacatgtgtgtctatttgttcaactttatacaagtttaagtgtctatttgtgaacatccaaagttgaagggtataaatgtaatttaaaacCAAGCTAAAAggcacatttatatattatgcctattattattcatatttatatattgggGTGACACCAAACATGTTTAAcctaatattattgattttgacAAATGTTTAATTACTTGCCTAGTGGTTAAATTGATCACCAACCATAAGACTCCCCATCTATCTTCCTCTTTAATTTCCAGAGTCATATATCTTTACGATTTTCGATCCGATATTCAATTTAAGTTTGACAAATTTTAGGGTTCATTTTCTCTAGGTattcaaattgaaaattaaaagtaGAAGAGACTCTAATTATCCTGTCACAATCTATATTGATTTTTAGTATCAAAGCTTTATTTATTTACCCACGTCTCTTTTATTTCTGTTGAATATTGATTTTGCTTTGAACTTTATTATAAAGTTACAAGGACtctgtaaattttatttattattattattatatatacaagGGGTGAATTGTAACTTGTAACAGCAGAAGTAACTTGTAATTAATTTAAGATAAGAAGTCAGGTGATTAAttcataaattgtataaatatttcaatgcataaattaaattttgaactgTTGGAGATGACATTTTTTTCAATCCTAACGTAGAAGTCTTTGGTGAAATACCACCACACGTGCTCATCAAAAGCACACAGaattaaattctttaaatacCAAATTAAAACCTCTTTTTCAGCTTTATCAGATTAATTATCGTATGAAAACAAATATGTAGAGTATAATTTACTTTCAACTAATATCTCTTACGTACCtactaattaattacatataaaGATTAAGTATCATCTTTATATGATATACCCTCCGAGCTCCGTCTCAATTTAAATATGTGGCAAACTTTtcgattttaaaatttaaataaatttattttttatatttcttttaaatattttgaatatcaattattgtgacttgtattttttacatagtttacaagtatataaatttatttcaaaaagtttgTAAAATTCGTGAAATTCCCTgattaaaattaagttattCAACTCTCAAAAAACGAAAAGTATCATGTAAATTGGGATAGAAAAACTATTATATGATACTATAGTTTTAGTAGTTATGACCCTATATGCAGGTGcctaaatatattcaatattatatgcatctaaattaataaatttccaTCTGTGCGTGTGCGTGGATGGATTgtcaatgatttatgatttgTCAATACTCAATAGTGACTTCATATGGTTGGTTTTTCTTCAAACTAATATATCTTATTTGTTAATGCtgactatattttttaaaataagaaacaaCACCCCAGGGATGGGAGATAACAGCTGAAAATACACACAATTTTTTTGAGaacatgaaaaaatacatactttctgagatattaaaaaaaattggattattgtatgtattcattttaagaatataattaatgATCACACActttaaaatgatatcaaagCAGATATGCTTGCTAACTTTTACTTGACATTATACATAATGTCTACTTTAATTAACTTAgcctcattttatatttatgcgCTCAAATTTtggtgcacaaatagacactttaacttgtataaaatttaacaaGTAACTACGTGACATAATACACGTAGGATACCACATAGGACAGAAAATGCTATGTAGAATGTCATACAGGAcatgtatatttatatgttcaactttatacaagtttaggtGTCTAGTCATGCAGGtccaaaattaaaagataatatatGTAATCTCACGCCAAGTTAAAAgagcatatttatatattacgccttataacttcattcattttaatttgttttgtcTTATTATATCTTGACACGGAATTTATGAAATTAGACTTAAGAATATATATCACGTGGGTAGCTAGAAACGTACCCGCAGAAAACTCACAGAATCCATGAAATTACGTGGGTAGATAGAAAGCTTATATCACAAAATCCATTTATAGCTTCACCCACCCCTACCCACCCCCTCTCCCCAATCGAAGGAGTCAAATGTGTCGGCAGTAATACAAGCAGTAAGTTTTTTGGTTGGTTCTTATTCAGTTTTCGGTATGACTtcgattaattcaaatttatattttattgggGAGACTTATTTCCTATAAAGAACTTTTTCATAGTCACGACTTGAAATTGAGACCTGTGATCGATAACACT
Proteins encoded in this window:
- the LOC107022447 gene encoding NAC domain-containing protein 79 yields the protein MDEKNLPPGFRFHPSDEELITYYLSNKVSDFSFTNRAIADVDLNKSEPWDLPAKASMGEKEWYFFSQKDRKYPTGLRSNRATEAGYWKTTGKDKEIFRGGVELVGMKKTLVFYKGRAPKGEKTNWVMHEYRLQSILGFKPPKEEWVVCRLFHKNSTVKKSNATSSSQQSDQVESISDAYTLPNFNIPAPHDGEIFNDISLHNYTSEENMNIVNLDPLPSLLLYKAIQLRGNYNHQPMNIDPSINIVSSPYGIPSQETISPFGIDFNPTSSSDPLQPQLQQSYKLDSNIWE